From Parambassis ranga chromosome 9, fParRan2.1, whole genome shotgun sequence, the proteins below share one genomic window:
- the homer1b gene encoding homer protein homolog 1b isoform X3 → MTFTKTSQKFGQWADSRANTVYGLGFSTEHHLSKFAEKFAEYKEAARLAKEKSQEKMEMATSPSQESPAGELSSPLTPVTPPMENINGTDEICNTTPNSDSRPEPAQNSLAFAHSPAMTKHWEAELEALKGNNAKLTAALLESTANVKQWKQQLAAYQEEAERLHKRVTELECQSNQTPVIKSQKTELNQTIEELENTLRDKEEEMEKLKEELETMNDLMEQKDTLTQKLEETELRSRVLEEQLAGAEQRLEENQEEQENFRKSLRTLLELLDGKIFELTELRDTLARLIEEAS, encoded by the exons ATGACGTTCACAAAGACCTCACAGAAGTTTGGCCAGTGGGCGGACAGTCGAGCTAACACTGTCTATGGACTGGGATTTTCCACAGAGCATCATCTATCCAAG TTTGCAGAGAAGTTTGCAGAGTATAAGGAGGCAGCGCGGCTTGCTAAGGAGAAGAGTCAAGAGAAGATGGAGATGGCCACGTCTCCTTCTCAG GAGTCTCCGGCAGGTGAGCTTTCATCACCGCTGACCCCTGTGACTCCGCCCATGGAAAACATCAATGGCACGGACGAAATCTGCAACACGACTCCTAACTCAGACAGCCGCCCCGAGCCTGCGCAGAACTCCCTGGCCTTCGCACACAG CCCGGCCATGACAAAACACTGGGAGGCTGAGCTGGAGGCACTAAAGGGGAACAATGCCAAGctaacagcagctctgctggagTCCACAGCCAACgtcaaacagtggaaacagcaACTGGCTGCCTACCAGGAGGAGGCCGAGAGACTACACAAACGG GTGACTGAGCTTGAGTGCCAGAGCAACCAAACCCCAGTGATCAAATCCCAGAAGACTGAACTCAACCAAACCATCGAGGAACTCGAGAATACACTAAGGGATAAAgaagag GAAATGGAAAAGTTGAAAGAAGAACTGGAAACCATGAATGACCTGATGGAGCAGAAAGACACTTTAACCCAGAAACTTGAG GAGACGGAGCTGCGCAGTCGGGTGCTTGAGGAACAGCTGGCCGGTGCTGAGCAGCGGCTGGAGGAGaaccaggaggagcaggagaattTCAGGAAGAGCCTGCGGACACTGCTGGAACTGCTGGACGGAAAGATCTTTGAGCTGACTGAGCTCAGAGACACCTTGGCCCGGCTCATAGAGGAGGCCAGCTAG
- the LOC114441945 gene encoding junction-mediating and -regulatory protein-like, which translates to MSFTMEDNLESGWVAVRPNAFEEKEKHKFVFIVAWNEVEGKFAITCHNRTVQRRSFAREAPAEGTSLDGDKTKWLESPVRDKLSRSPSKGATEAAVKGGSPKAKSMLIPKPSPVKIKTGIKSAASPVSPDTEVLTSLREDPLPPSLDCLDLEDLDSLAREDSSWAGLFSFQDLRAIHQQLCSVNSVLEPCLPVFPEEPAGMWTVLFGPAEVSETEMDELCYSLQVYLGHALDTCGWKILSQVLFTENDDPDEYYESLSELRKSGHEEALSRSTKHLQELLEKHKSMESMVELLDLYEEEDQAYGNLLEASTQLYQYLLQPFRDMRELAMLRRQQIKISMDNDYLGPRRIDALKREDCDWQKKAQEAVLNIQEFTVKYFEITARAQKGVYERMKVDQRKFGKSSWTAAVERMERLRYSVAKETLQLQRAREICLEQRKHTLRDEMQSLCSSEDAMALLDHMETQYYELQLQLYDIQAEILQCEELLLTAQLDSIRRQMTERQDEVVYYDTFESADDITEDDTAEREELCKLQVSARQLEARRGRITAKRSYLRNKREICVSNHTQKQQRRQSLDSISHHVLQLRKEEEEDEERKNTRVSQERQRTLDRLRTFKQRYPGQVILKSTRLRVTHTRRRERGRIMEMSSVSEKEELVDSVCVQTQGQPLCLSTSVQTDPNPSSTLTTQPVTVLTASLPPLPVPSPADSSCSPCSFSSLLASPVSPPPPPPPPPPPLPSKEELSPSGSPGHHGQKAEGKGASEELALSPLGPFIPRFFDSSQLVSARKKLKKTPEFDTHSRRVSSPMDEVLASLKRGSFHLKKVDQRSLPPSKGEDDPNSILAQIRKGVKLRRVPCKERKDQGEFPASTDPLTRSIHEALRRIKEASPESDSDDDGLSGHDWES; encoded by the exons ATGTCCTTCACAATGGAGGATAATCTGGAGTCGGGCTGGGTAGCCGTTCGCCCGAATGCGTTTGAGGAGAAGGAAAAGCATAAATTTGTTTTTATCGTCGCCTGGAATGAAGTGGAGGGTAAATTTGCCATTACGTGCCACAACAGGACCGTCCAGAGGAGAAGCTTTGCTAGGGAGGCTCCTGCCGAGGGGACTAGTCTGGATGGGGACAAAACAAAATGGCTCGAAAGTCCCGTCAGGGATAAACTATCTAGGAGCCCTAGCAAGGGAGCCACTGAGGCTGCGGTCAAAGGCGGCAGTCCTAAAGCCAAGTCCATGTTAATACCAAAACCAAGTCCTGTGAAAATTAAGACAGGGATTAAATCTGCAGCGTCTCCCGTTAGTCCTGACACAGAGGTCTTGACATCACTGAGAGAGGACCCGCTGCCTCCGTCATTGGATTGCCTGGACCTGGAGGACTTGGACAGTCTGGCCAGGGAGGACAGCAGCTGGGCCGGACTCTTCTCCTTCCAGGATCTTCGAGCTATCCACCAGCAGCTGTGCTCAGTAAACTCGGTCCTGGAGCCCTGCCTTCCGGTGTTTCCGGAGGAACCGGCCGGGATGTGGACGGTGCTGTTCGGCCCGGCGGAAGTATCCGAGACGGAAATGGATGAACTGTGCTACAGTTTGCAGGTATACCTGGGTCACGCGCTAGATACCTGCGGATGGAAGATCCTTTCGCAGGTTCTATTCACGGAAAACGACGACCCGGACGAGTACTATGAGAGTCTGAGCGAGCTGAGGAAATCCGGGCACGAGGAAGCGCTCAGCCGCTCAACCAAACATCTGCAAGAG ctgctggagaagcaCAAGAGCATGGAGAGTATGGTGGAGCTACTGGACCTATATGAGGAAGAAGACCAGGCCTATGGCAATCTGCTGGAGGCTTCTACACAGCTCTACCAGTACCTGCTGCAGCCCTTCAGAGATATGAGGGAACTCGCAATGCTACGCAGACAGCAGATCAAG ATTTCCATGGACAATGACTACTTGGGGCCAAGGCGGATTGATGCTCTGAAAAGGGAGGATTGTGATTGGCAGAAAAAAGCTCAAGAGGCAGTCCTCAACATCCAGGAGTTTACTGTTAAATACTTTGAGATCACTGCCAGAGCCCAGAAAG gggtgTATGAGCGCATGAAAGTGGACCAGCGTAAGTTTGGTAAATCTTCATGGACAGCAGCAGTAGAGCGCATGGAGAGACTGCGCTACTCTGTCGCCAAGGAAACCCTGCAGCTCCAGAGAGCCAGGGAGATCTGTCTggagcagaggaaacacacGCTTCGAGATGAG ATGCAGAGTCTGTGTAGTAGTGAGGACGCCATGGCCCTCTTAGAccacatggaaacacaatacTATGAACTCCAGCTTCAACTGTATGACATCCAGGCTGAGATTTTGCAGTGTGAAGAGCTGCTCCTCACCGCTCAACTTGACAGCATTCGCAGACAGATGACAG AGCGTCAGGATGAGGTGGTGTACTATGACACCTTTGAAAGTGCAGATGATATAACAGAGGATGATACTGCAGAGAGGGAAGAGCTGTGCAAACTTCAGGTCAGCGCTCGACAGCTGGAGGCAAGACGGGGGCGCATCACTGCCAAACGCTCCTATCTGAGGAACAAGAGG GAGATCTGTGTATCCAACCACACTCAGAAACAGCAGAGACGTCAATCCTTGGACTCCATATCCCACCATGTCCTACAG TTaagaaaggaagaagaggaagatgaggaaagGAAGAACACCAGAGTAAGTCAAGAGAGGCAGAGAACTCTTGATAGACTACGCACTTTCAAACAG CGGTACCCAGGCCAGGTGATTCTGAAGTCCACTCGGCTACGTGTGACCCACACCAGAAGAAGAGAGCGAGGAAGAATCATGGAAATGAGCAGTGTGAGTGAGAAAGAGGAGCttgtggactctgtgtgtgtccagacgCAGGGCCAGCCGCTGTGTCTGAGTACCAGCGTGCAGACGGACCCAAACCCAAGCTCCACTCTCACCACTCAGCCTGTCACGGTCCTCACAGCATcgcttcctcctctgcctgtgcCCAGTCCTGCAGACTCCTCCTGTTCTCCCTGCTCCTTTTCCTCCCTACTGGCATCACctgtctcccctcctcctccacctccaccacctccaccacccctGCCATCTAAGGAGGAATTGTCGCCTTCTGGGAGCCCAGGTCACCACGGACAGAAGGCTGAGGGGAAGGGTGCATCTGAAGAGCTTGCTCTCTCCCCACTTGGCCCATTTATCCCTCGCTTTTTTGACAGCAGCCAGCTGGTGAGCGCCCGCAAAAAGCTGAAGAAGACTCCAGAATTTGACACCCACAGCAGAAGAG TGAGTTCACCGATGGATGAGGTGCTCGCATCCCTGAAGAGAGGCAGTTTCCATCTGAAGAAGGTCGACCAGCGCTCCCTGCCCCCTTCAAAGGGCGAAGATGACCCCAACAGCATACTCGCTCAGATTCGCAAGGGGGTCAAGCTTAGGCGTGTCCCGTGTAAAGAGAGAAAGGACCAGGGAGAGTTCCCTGCCTCCACTGACCCCCTGACCAGGAGCATCCATGAGGCACTGCGCCGCATCAAAGAGGCCTCACCAGAGTCTGACTCTGATGATGATGGGCTGTCTGGCCATGACTGGGAAAGCTAG
- the homer1b gene encoding homer protein homolog 1b isoform X1, with amino-acid sequence MEDGELVIRLPGRSDSPVGNRSFGAGGGFGETLVLRHKEVHHFFFVPFREQPIYSTRAHVFQIDPNTKKNWLPTSKHAVTVSYFYDSTRNVYRIISLDGTKAIINSTISPNMTFTKTSQKFGQWADSRANTVYGLGFSTEHHLSKFAEKFAEYKEAARLAKEKSQEKMEMATSPSQESPAGELSSPLTPVTPPMENINGTDEICNTTPNSDSRPEPAQNSLAFAHSPAMTKHWEAELEALKGNNAKLTAALLESTANVKQWKQQLAAYQEEAERLHKRVTELECQSNQTPVIKSQKTELNQTIEELENTLRDKEEEMEKLKEELETMNDLMEQKDTLTQKLEETELRSRVLEEQLAGAEQRLEENQEEQENFRKSLRTLLELLDGKIFELTELRDTLARLIEEAS; translated from the exons ATGGAAGATGGCGAGTTAGTAATTCGGTTGCCAGGGAGATCTGACTCCCCTGTGGGCAACAGGAGTTTCGGTGCTGGCGGTGGGTTTGGTGAGACGTTGGTGTTACGGCACAAAGAGGTTCACCACTTCTTTTTCGTCCCCTTCAGGGAGCAGCCCATCTACAGCACGCGGGCCCATGTCTTCCAGATTGACCCCAACACCAAGAAGAACTGGCTGCCGACCAGCAAGCATGCCGTCACCGTCTCCTACTTCTACGACAGCACGCGCAATGTCTACCGCATCATCAGCCTGGACGGTACCAAG GCAATAATCAACAGCACCATCAGTCCCAACATGACGTTCACAAAGACCTCACAGAAGTTTGGCCAGTGGGCGGACAGTCGAGCTAACACTGTCTATGGACTGGGATTTTCCACAGAGCATCATCTATCCAAG TTTGCAGAGAAGTTTGCAGAGTATAAGGAGGCAGCGCGGCTTGCTAAGGAGAAGAGTCAAGAGAAGATGGAGATGGCCACGTCTCCTTCTCAG GAGTCTCCGGCAGGTGAGCTTTCATCACCGCTGACCCCTGTGACTCCGCCCATGGAAAACATCAATGGCACGGACGAAATCTGCAACACGACTCCTAACTCAGACAGCCGCCCCGAGCCTGCGCAGAACTCCCTGGCCTTCGCACACAG CCCGGCCATGACAAAACACTGGGAGGCTGAGCTGGAGGCACTAAAGGGGAACAATGCCAAGctaacagcagctctgctggagTCCACAGCCAACgtcaaacagtggaaacagcaACTGGCTGCCTACCAGGAGGAGGCCGAGAGACTACACAAACGG GTGACTGAGCTTGAGTGCCAGAGCAACCAAACCCCAGTGATCAAATCCCAGAAGACTGAACTCAACCAAACCATCGAGGAACTCGAGAATACACTAAGGGATAAAgaagag GAAATGGAAAAGTTGAAAGAAGAACTGGAAACCATGAATGACCTGATGGAGCAGAAAGACACTTTAACCCAGAAACTTGAG GAGACGGAGCTGCGCAGTCGGGTGCTTGAGGAACAGCTGGCCGGTGCTGAGCAGCGGCTGGAGGAGaaccaggaggagcaggagaattTCAGGAAGAGCCTGCGGACACTGCTGGAACTGCTGGACGGAAAGATCTTTGAGCTGACTGAGCTCAGAGACACCTTGGCCCGGCTCATAGAGGAGGCCAGCTAG
- the homer1b gene encoding homer protein homolog 1b isoform X4: MGEQPIYSTRAHVFQIDPNTKKNWLPTSKHAVTVSYFYDSTRNVYRIISLDGTKAIINSTISPNMTFTKTSQKFGQWADSRANTVYGLGFSTEHHLSKFAEKFAEYKEAARLAKEKSQEKMEMATSPSQESPAGELSSPLTPVTPPMENINGTDEICNTTPNSDSRPEPAQNSLAFAHREQYKTCRVCSF, from the exons GGAGCAGCCCATCTACAGCACGCGGGCCCATGTCTTCCAGATTGACCCCAACACCAAGAAGAACTGGCTGCCGACCAGCAAGCATGCCGTCACCGTCTCCTACTTCTACGACAGCACGCGCAATGTCTACCGCATCATCAGCCTGGACGGTACCAAG GCAATAATCAACAGCACCATCAGTCCCAACATGACGTTCACAAAGACCTCACAGAAGTTTGGCCAGTGGGCGGACAGTCGAGCTAACACTGTCTATGGACTGGGATTTTCCACAGAGCATCATCTATCCAAG TTTGCAGAGAAGTTTGCAGAGTATAAGGAGGCAGCGCGGCTTGCTAAGGAGAAGAGTCAAGAGAAGATGGAGATGGCCACGTCTCCTTCTCAG GAGTCTCCGGCAGGTGAGCTTTCATCACCGCTGACCCCTGTGACTCCGCCCATGGAAAACATCAATGGCACGGACGAAATCTGCAACACGACTCCTAACTCAGACAGCCGCCCCGAGCCTGCGCAGAACTCCCTGGCCTTCGCACACAG GGAGCAGTATAAGACATGTCGGGTCTGCTCTTTCTGA
- the homer1b gene encoding homer protein homolog 1b isoform X2: MGEQPIYSTRAHVFQIDPNTKKNWLPTSKHAVTVSYFYDSTRNVYRIISLDGTKAIINSTISPNMTFTKTSQKFGQWADSRANTVYGLGFSTEHHLSKFAEKFAEYKEAARLAKEKSQEKMEMATSPSQESPAGELSSPLTPVTPPMENINGTDEICNTTPNSDSRPEPAQNSLAFAHSPAMTKHWEAELEALKGNNAKLTAALLESTANVKQWKQQLAAYQEEAERLHKRVTELECQSNQTPVIKSQKTELNQTIEELENTLRDKEEEMEKLKEELETMNDLMEQKDTLTQKLEETELRSRVLEEQLAGAEQRLEENQEEQENFRKSLRTLLELLDGKIFELTELRDTLARLIEEAS, from the exons GGAGCAGCCCATCTACAGCACGCGGGCCCATGTCTTCCAGATTGACCCCAACACCAAGAAGAACTGGCTGCCGACCAGCAAGCATGCCGTCACCGTCTCCTACTTCTACGACAGCACGCGCAATGTCTACCGCATCATCAGCCTGGACGGTACCAAG GCAATAATCAACAGCACCATCAGTCCCAACATGACGTTCACAAAGACCTCACAGAAGTTTGGCCAGTGGGCGGACAGTCGAGCTAACACTGTCTATGGACTGGGATTTTCCACAGAGCATCATCTATCCAAG TTTGCAGAGAAGTTTGCAGAGTATAAGGAGGCAGCGCGGCTTGCTAAGGAGAAGAGTCAAGAGAAGATGGAGATGGCCACGTCTCCTTCTCAG GAGTCTCCGGCAGGTGAGCTTTCATCACCGCTGACCCCTGTGACTCCGCCCATGGAAAACATCAATGGCACGGACGAAATCTGCAACACGACTCCTAACTCAGACAGCCGCCCCGAGCCTGCGCAGAACTCCCTGGCCTTCGCACACAG CCCGGCCATGACAAAACACTGGGAGGCTGAGCTGGAGGCACTAAAGGGGAACAATGCCAAGctaacagcagctctgctggagTCCACAGCCAACgtcaaacagtggaaacagcaACTGGCTGCCTACCAGGAGGAGGCCGAGAGACTACACAAACGG GTGACTGAGCTTGAGTGCCAGAGCAACCAAACCCCAGTGATCAAATCCCAGAAGACTGAACTCAACCAAACCATCGAGGAACTCGAGAATACACTAAGGGATAAAgaagag GAAATGGAAAAGTTGAAAGAAGAACTGGAAACCATGAATGACCTGATGGAGCAGAAAGACACTTTAACCCAGAAACTTGAG GAGACGGAGCTGCGCAGTCGGGTGCTTGAGGAACAGCTGGCCGGTGCTGAGCAGCGGCTGGAGGAGaaccaggaggagcaggagaattTCAGGAAGAGCCTGCGGACACTGCTGGAACTGCTGGACGGAAAGATCTTTGAGCTGACTGAGCTCAGAGACACCTTGGCCCGGCTCATAGAGGAGGCCAGCTAG
- the aebp1b gene encoding inactive carboxypeptidase-like protein X2, giving the protein MKSQTVAVSVALLALCCLLIPKEGESAGGIVSLQLSEGERQAGDRLQDESLDDPESEQGVAVDPHPLGSSIKAKRDTDDAAEADILGRVRRAPDESKKKKKDKKKNKEPKDPNATKKPKTDKKGKKKQTTTTLPPTTTIPTEPPTEPEPYTDYPFPESDDYWKGDDEYWDADPTPSRPQPDTAVTDPPYDYWKPEKEDPAAPVTDAYDYWKPEEKEQSTQSPDIYDDYWKPDEKEPFGPVTENYDSYWKEVDPTPTAPEVDGKAGTDDSDYWDAKVVVPDNLPFPDGKEITPEIKVETLPEEPTANTPYEGTWYDDYDDYGMRKKEDETDDKWMEKEIERAKKVREREEKERAERLKEAEERARNRPRVFKEPKKCPPLGMESRKIEPDQLSASSMSQYMFAPQRARLNMQGSDDEDDMRGGAWCANAEDKIHWFEIDARKETEFTGVITQGRDSSHENDFVTAYFLAFSNDSREWTTIHDGYADWLFFGNSDKDTPIMNQLAEPVLARYIRIIPQSWNGSLCMRLEVLGCPLSEPADVQYRQNEVTPVDYLKFRYHSYSEMVALMKSVNDECPNITSIYSLGRSSKGLDIIAMIISGNPTEHEIGEPEFRFTAGLHGNEALGREMILLLMQYLCKEYKDRNPRAQRLVEGIRIHLVPSLNPDGHEKAFEAGSELSGWTTGHFTEEGFDIFQNFPDLNSILWDAEDKGMVPKITPNHHVPIPDHLETNSSISVETRAIISWMKNYPFVLGANFQGGETIVAYPYDSLRLNKPADSQKPHSRKKRQYDEEEFDVTEWGRGYHEEPEEDWRSRGYAEPEEEWRGHGYDHGHDRDHGHDRDHGHDRDHGHDHGYDHGYDQGYHGHREEEEDDRGRSAGYQYAEPEDEPRVIADESLFRWLAVSYASTHLTMTHNYHGSCHGDTPGGGFGIINRAKWKPIKGSMNDFSYLHTNCFELSIFMGCDKFPHQSELASEWEKNREAMLTFIEQINRGIKGIVKDQQGNPIANATISVEGINHDVTTASTGDYWRLLNPGEYRVTARAEGFSPVTKVCVVGYQAGATACSFNLAKSNWDRIKQIMALHGNKPIRLSYSNSRTQYPAVINRHVVDGNNGYNPTSRLSDDQKRRLKIARIRRLRKLRLMRLSSTTTTTATTTTLLPTTRIPTTPDTTTSWYDSWPIGEGQSSTPGGFTDSILDYNFYDKIDDY; this is encoded by the exons ATGAAAAGCCAGACTGtggctgtgtctgtggctctgcTGGCCCTGTGCTGTCTGCTGATCCCCAAAGAAGGGGAGAGTGCTGGGGGGATAGTTTCTCTCCAGCTGTCTGAAGGCGAGAGGCAGGCAGGGGACCGTCTGCAAGATGAGTCCCTGGATGACCCAGAAAGTGAGCAAGGAGTTGCAGTGGATCCACACCCACTGGGAAGCAGCATCAAGGCCAAGAGAGACACAGACGATGCAGCAGAGGCAG ATATTTTAGGCAGAGTGAGGAGAGCACCTGATGaaagcaagaagaagaagaaggacaagaagaagaacaaagagcCAAAGGACCCGAATGCCACCAAAAAGCCCAAAACTgacaaaaaaggaaagaaaaagcagaCCACAACAACTTTACCACCCACCACAA CCATACCGACCGAACCACCTACAGAACCTGAGCCATACACAGACTACCCCTTTCCTGAATCTG ATGATTATTGGAAAGGGGATGATGAATATTGGGACGCTGACCCCACACCATCCAGGCCTCAGCCAGACACTGCAGTCACAGATCCTCCATATGACTACTGGAAGCCAGAAAAGGAAGACCCAGCTGCTCCTGTAACAGATGCCTACGACTACTGGAAACCAGAGGAGAAAGAACAGTCCACTCAGAGCCCCGACATCTACGACGACTACTGGAAACCCGATGAAAAAGAACCATTCGGCCCTGTGACTGAGAACTATGACAGCTACTGGAAAGAGGTGGACCCGACGCCTACTGCCCCTGAAGTTGATGGCAAGGCCGGAACAGATGACAGCGATTACTGGGATGCCAAAG TTGTGGTGCCGGACAACCTTCCATTTCCTGATGGTAAAGAGATCACCCCTGAGATTAAAGTGGAAACTCTACCAG AAGAGCCCACAGCCAATACTCCCTATGAGGGAACCTGGTATGATGATTACGACGATTATGGGATGA GGAAGAAAGAAGACGAGACGGACGATAAGTGGATGGAGAAAGAGATAGAGCGAGCAAAGAAAGTAAgggagagggaagaaaaag agagagcagagaggctgaAGGAGGCTGAGGAACGAGCCAGGAACAGGCCACGCGTCTTCAAAGAACCAAAAA AGTGTCCTCCCCTGGGGATGGAGTCCCGTAAGATTGAACCAGACCAGCTTTCAGCTTCCTCTATGTCTCAGTATATGTTTGCACCTCAGAGGGCACGCCTCAACATGCAG GGCTCTGACGATGAGGATGACATGAGAGGTGGAGCGTGGTGTGCAAATGCAGAAGACAAAATCCACTGGTTTGAGATAGATGCTCGCAAGGAGACAGAATTCACCGGAGTCATTACTCAGGGGCGAGATTCTTCCCATGA GAATGACTTTGTGACAGCCTACTTCCTAGCTTTCAGCAATGACAGTAGAGAGTGGACCACCATCCATGACGGATATGCTGACTGG TTGTTTTTTGGAAACAGTGATAAGGACACGCCAATAATGAACCAACTGGCAGAGCCTGTGCTGGCCCGCTACATCCGCATCATCCCTCAGAGCTGGAACGGCTCTCTTTGTATGAGGCTGGAGGTCTTAGGGTGCCCCCTGTCTG AGCCAGCTGATGTTCAGTATAGACAAAATGAAGTGACTCCAGTGGATTACTTAAAGTTCAGATACCACAGCTACTCAGAGATGGTTGCA CTCATGAAGTCAGTGAACGATGAATGTCCCAACATCACCAGCATCTACAGCTTGGGCCGCAGCTCCAAGGGACTGGACATCATTGCCATGATCATTTCTGGGAACCCCACAGAGCATGAAATAG GCGAGCCTGAGTTTCGCTTCACAGCAGGTCTCCATGGAAACGAGGCGTTGGGtcgggagatgatcctgcttcTCATGCAGTATCTGTGCAAAGAGTACAAAGACAGAAACCCCAGAGCCCAGCGCCTGGTGGAGGGCATACGCATCCACCTGGTGCCTTCACTCAACCCTGATGGACATGAGAAAGCTTTTGAAGCG GGATCAGAGCTGAGTGGTTGGACCACCGGACACTTCACAGAGGAAGGATTCGATATTTTCCAGAACTTCCCTGACCTGAACAGTATATTATGGGATGCTGAAGACAAGGGCATGGTGCCTAAAATCACCCCCAACCATCACGTGCCCATACCAGATCACTTAGAAACGAATAGCTCG ATTTCTGTGGAAACAAGGGCCATAATCTCCTGGATGAAAAACTATCCATTTGTGTTGGGTGCAAACTTCCAAGGCGGCGAGACAATTGTGGCCTATCCTTATGACAGCTTACGTCTCAACAAGCCTGCTGACAGCCAGAAACCCCACAGCCGCAAGAAGAGACA GTATGATGAAGAAGAGTTTGATGTGACAGAGTGGGGAAGAGGCTACCATGAGGAGCCAGAGGAAGACTGGAGAAGCAGGGGATAcgcagagccagaggaggagtgGCGAGGCCATGGCTATGACCATGGTCATGATCGTGATCACGGTCATGATCGGGACCACGGTCATGATCGGGACCACGGTCATGACCACGGGTATGATCATGGTTATGACCAGGGCTACCATGGccacagggaggaagaggaggatgacagAGGAAGAAGTGCTGGGTATCAGTATGCAGAGCCTGAAGATGAGCCCCGGGTGATTGCAGATGAGTCCCTCTTCAGGTGGCTAGCTGTCTCCTACGCTTCCACACATCTGACTATGACACACAACTACCACGGATCCTGCCACGGAGACACACCTGGAGGGGGGTTTGGGATCATCAACCGGGCCAAATGGAAGCCAATCAAAGGCA GTATGAATGACTTCAGCTACCTGCACACCAACTGTTTTGAGCTGTCCATATTTATGGGCTGTGATAAGTTCCCTCATCAGAGTGAGCTGGCATCTGAGtgggagaaaaacagagaagcaatGCTCACCTTCATCGAGCAG ATAAATCGAGGCATTAAAGGAATTGTGAAAGATCAGCAGGGGAACCCCATTGCAAACGCCACTATATCTGTCGAAGGGATAAACCATGATGTCACCACAG CATCAACAGGGGACTACTGGCGCCTGCTTAACCCAGGAGAGTACCGTGTGACGGCTCGAGCAGAGGGCTTCTCCCCTGTGACTAAAGTCTGTGTCGTGGGTTATCAGGCAGGAGCGACCGCCTGCAGCTTCAACCTGGCCAAGTCAAACTGGGACCGCATTAAACAG ATCATGGCTCTTCATGGCAACAAGCCAATTCGACTCAGCTACAGCAACAGCAGAACACAGTATCCAGCAGTTATTAACAGACATGTGGTTGACGGCAACAATGGATATAATCCAACTTCACGTCTCAGTGATGACCAGAAGAGGAGGCTCAAGATTGCTCGTATCCGCCGCCTCCGGAAGCTAAGGTTAATGAGGTTaagctcaacaacaacaacaacagcaacaacaacaacgttaCTGCCAACTACCAGGATTCCTACAACACCAGATACCACTACCTCCTGGTATGACTCGTGGCCAATAGGAGAAGGACAATCCTCAACACCTGGTGGGTTTACAGACTCCATACTGGATTATAATTTTTACGATAAGATTGATGACTATTAG